In Lactococcus paracarnosus, a genomic segment contains:
- a CDS encoding 2-hydroxycarboxylate transporter family protein has protein sequence MKKISAIKISGISLPLYAFVMIILAIVISLGKLPLNMVGITLLLVALGHLLYYIGEKLPIMNAYLGGGSVFTLIGATLLSTFHLIPTHVIGAVGKFMGGQFGFLDFYIAALICGSILGMNRKLLIKASTKFIPVALVTMVVGFFAVGFMGMLLGKGFAHSVMYVSMPMMAGGMGAGITPLSQIYASGLFHGNQTAIFSQLAPAVTFGNIIAIIGALSISKVFAKTKYNGHGTLITATKEELAKPKIVLDAQQIGVGLLFSFSLLMVGNILNNFFPKVHEYAFMIIIVFIIKATDTVPKKLEDAVVMFNQVIMTNLTHAVLAGIGLALIDLRTLASAFTWQFVVLCLTSVIAMGLTSWFLGLALGMYPVETAIGAGMINNSMGGTGNIAVLSAADRMEMIAFAQMANRLCGAIVLIMGGILIRFFYH, from the coding sequence ATGAAAAAAATATCCGCAATAAAAATATCTGGAATTAGTCTCCCACTCTATGCCTTCGTTATGATTATCCTTGCCATCGTCATCAGCTTAGGCAAACTCCCACTCAACATGGTTGGGATCACTTTACTATTAGTTGCCCTAGGACATCTGCTCTACTATATTGGTGAGAAGTTACCTATTATGAATGCCTATCTTGGTGGGGGATCTGTATTTACCCTGATAGGGGCAACACTTCTGTCAACTTTTCACTTGATTCCGACACATGTTATTGGTGCTGTTGGTAAATTTATGGGCGGTCAATTCGGCTTTCTGGACTTCTATATCGCCGCACTTATCTGTGGCTCTATTTTAGGGATGAATCGCAAACTTTTGATCAAGGCATCAACTAAATTTATCCCCGTTGCTTTGGTCACGATGGTCGTTGGTTTCTTTGCAGTAGGTTTCATGGGCATGTTACTTGGTAAGGGCTTTGCTCACTCTGTTATGTATGTATCGATGCCGATGATGGCTGGTGGTATGGGCGCAGGCATCACCCCGCTCTCTCAAATCTACGCATCTGGCTTATTTCATGGCAATCAAACTGCGATTTTCTCTCAATTAGCACCAGCAGTTACTTTCGGGAATATTATCGCCATCATCGGCGCATTATCTATCTCAAAAGTGTTTGCCAAAACGAAATATAATGGCCATGGTACGCTGATTACAGCGACTAAGGAAGAATTAGCTAAACCAAAAATAGTTTTAGATGCCCAACAAATCGGTGTCGGACTCTTGTTTTCCTTCTCTCTTCTCATGGTTGGTAACATCCTCAATAACTTTTTCCCAAAAGTGCATGAGTATGCCTTCATGATTATTATCGTCTTCATCATCAAAGCAACTGATACTGTGCCTAAAAAATTAGAAGATGCTGTGGTAATGTTCAATCAAGTCATCATGACAAATTTGACCCATGCTGTATTAGCTGGTATCGGGTTGGCTTTGATTGACTTAAGAACACTGGCTTCTGCTTTTACTTGGCAATTTGTCGTCCTTTGTTTGACAAGTGTCATCGCAATGGGGCTTACCAGCTGGTTCCTAGGTCTAGCCCTTGGTATGTACCCCGTCGAGACCGCAATCGGCGCTGGTATGATTAACAACTCCATGGGTGGTACAGGTAATATCGCAGTTTTATCTGCTGCAGATCGTATGGAAATGATTGCTTTTGCACAGATGGCAAATCGGCTATGTGGTGCAATCGTCCTCATCATGGGTGGTATTCTCATCCGATTCTTCTACCACTAA
- a CDS encoding KUP/HAK/KT family potassium transporter, with protein sequence MSKGNLKSKATLGGVLVATGIVYGDIGTSPLYVMKSIVSGQGGLHNISESFLIGSVSLILWTLTLLTTFKYVLIALQADNHGEGGIFSLFTLVRKQAKFLTIVAMIGGAALLADGVLTPAMTVTTAIEGLKEIPAFTSVFGNSQTVIVIITLAIITLLFFIQRFGTDKIGKVFGPIMFLWFTFIGLIGLANMMSNLNVLRAINPYYAFHVLFSADNKAGLLILGSVFLATTGAEALYSDLGHVGKYNIYASWPYIKISLLLSYFGQAAFLLRAKELPNYHLMDDFNPFFNMIPDSLMLVGVIFASVAAIIASQALITGAFTLVSEAMKLRLLPKLKILYPGNTRGQMYLPLVNALLWILTSLVVLIFKTSHKMESAYGLAITVTMLMTTILLHYFLKINRWNKIVSNITILLFLTIETIFFMSSLAKFFNGGYIAILIAIAILSVMYIWEKGNIIQENMLKTLDLTDYVDQMRQLKYDRNYDLYQTNLVYLTTHMKGDRIEEGIIYSILDKHPKRASVYWFVNIEVTDEPYTKEYTVDMMDTDFIVIIKLYLGFRVKQDINIYINHIVKSLIADGDLQAQYQKYSIKPGRNIGDFQYVLIQERLSNHLDMSKFDRQIMQAKLFIKRFTTTPDKWFGLEFSDTTYEVVPLMIGKDPEIQLTKRQPEPLQP encoded by the coding sequence ATGTCTAAAGGAAATCTTAAATCAAAAGCAACACTCGGCGGTGTACTAGTTGCGACAGGCATTGTGTATGGCGATATTGGTACCAGTCCGCTATACGTTATGAAATCAATTGTCAGCGGGCAGGGTGGGCTACATAATATTTCAGAATCATTCTTAATCGGATCGGTTTCATTAATTCTTTGGACGCTCACCTTATTAACAACTTTCAAGTATGTCCTTATTGCCTTACAAGCAGATAATCATGGTGAAGGTGGTATTTTTTCACTTTTTACCCTAGTACGTAAGCAGGCAAAATTTCTGACGATCGTGGCGATGATCGGGGGTGCAGCATTACTTGCTGATGGGGTCCTGACGCCAGCCATGACCGTGACGACCGCCATAGAGGGTTTAAAAGAAATCCCCGCCTTTACATCGGTATTCGGTAATAGTCAAACTGTCATCGTCATTATTACTTTAGCAATCATTACCCTACTATTTTTCATACAACGCTTTGGCACGGATAAAATCGGCAAAGTCTTTGGCCCGATCATGTTTCTATGGTTCACTTTTATCGGCCTTATTGGCCTGGCGAATATGATGTCAAACTTAAACGTCTTGCGTGCCATCAATCCTTACTACGCCTTTCATGTCCTCTTTAGTGCCGACAACAAGGCTGGATTATTAATCTTAGGTAGTGTATTTCTTGCTACGACAGGGGCAGAGGCCCTGTATTCAGATTTAGGACATGTGGGTAAATATAATATTTATGCAAGCTGGCCTTATATCAAAATCAGCTTATTACTCAGCTACTTTGGACAGGCAGCATTCCTATTAAGAGCCAAGGAATTACCAAACTATCACTTAATGGATGATTTCAATCCCTTTTTCAATATGATTCCAGATAGCTTAATGCTGGTTGGCGTTATTTTTGCCAGTGTTGCTGCTATTATCGCATCACAAGCCCTTATCACTGGTGCTTTTACACTCGTTTCAGAAGCTATGAAACTCCGTCTACTCCCTAAATTAAAGATTCTCTACCCTGGTAATACACGTGGACAAATGTATCTGCCCTTAGTGAATGCCTTATTATGGATCCTAACCAGTTTAGTCGTACTGATTTTTAAAACAAGTCACAAAATGGAATCAGCCTACGGCCTAGCCATCACAGTTACCATGCTAATGACGACCATTTTATTACATTATTTCTTAAAGATAAATCGCTGGAACAAAATCGTTTCCAACATCACAATTCTCTTATTCTTAACGATTGAAACAATCTTTTTCATGTCAAGTCTAGCTAAATTTTTCAATGGTGGTTATATTGCTATTTTAATTGCCATCGCCATATTGAGTGTCATGTATATCTGGGAAAAGGGCAATATCATTCAAGAAAATATGTTGAAAACCCTAGATTTGACTGATTATGTCGACCAAATGAGACAGTTAAAATATGATCGAAACTATGACTTATATCAAACAAACTTGGTCTATCTGACAACCCATATGAAGGGAGATAGGATTGAGGAAGGTATCATCTATTCCATTTTAGATAAACATCCTAAACGGGCATCCGTCTACTGGTTTGTCAATATTGAAGTGACAGATGAACCTTACACGAAAGAATATACTGTAGACATGATGGATACTGATTTTATCGTCATCATAAAACTATATTTAGGCTTCCGAGTAAAACAAGATATTAATATTTATATCAATCATATCGTAAAATCACTCATTGCTGATGGTGATTTACAAGCTCAGTATCAAAAATATTCGATTAAACCAGGTCGTAACATCGGTGACTTCCAGTATGTGTTGATTCAAGAAAGGCTGTCAAATCACCTAGACATGTCTAAATTTGATAGACAAATCATGCAAGCTAAACTCTTTATCAAACGCTTTACCACGACACCTGATAAATGGTTCGGCCTTGAATTTAGTGATACAACTTACGAAGTCGTCCCCTTAATGATTGGTAAAGATCCTGAAATCCAATTAACAAAACGGCAACCTGAACCTCTTCAGCCTTAA
- the glmM gene encoding phosphoglucosamine mutase, with product MGKYFGTDGVRGEANVELTPEMAFKLGRFGGYVLSQHEVETPKVYVARDTRISGQMLGTSLISGLLSVGIEVFDLGVIATPGVAYLVKKDSVSAGVMISASHNPALDNGIKFFGGDGFKLADSQELEIEALLDAEVDALPRPSAQGLGVLHDYAEAVRKYDEFLKATAEGSFEGFKITLDTANGATCTSARTVFSDLSADIHVIGEAPDGLNINLGVGSTHPENLAKEVLATHSDLGLAFDGDGDRLIAVDEMGAIVDGDKIMFIIGKYLQDKGLLSKDTIVTTVMSNLGFHKALETANINTVITGVGDRYVVEEMKQNGYNFGGEQSGHIIYLDNNTTGDGQASAILLVKVMRETGKKLSELASEVKIYPQKLVNVRVENSMKAKAMEVPAIAAVIGEMEEKMAGNGRILVRPSGTEPLLRVMAEAPTDGEVNDYVDTIVAVVSDEIGID from the coding sequence ATGGGTAAGTATTTTGGAACTGATGGTGTTCGTGGAGAAGCAAATGTTGAGTTAACACCAGAAATGGCTTTTAAACTTGGTCGTTTTGGCGGCTATGTGCTGTCTCAGCATGAGGTTGAGACACCAAAAGTATATGTTGCAAGGGACACAAGGATTTCAGGACAGATGTTAGGCACTTCTTTGATTTCAGGACTGTTAAGTGTTGGTATAGAAGTATTTGACTTAGGTGTTATTGCAACACCTGGTGTTGCTTATCTAGTGAAAAAAGATTCAGTTTCTGCTGGTGTTATGATTTCTGCTAGTCATAATCCTGCTTTAGATAATGGCATTAAGTTTTTCGGTGGAGACGGCTTTAAATTAGCAGATAGCCAAGAGCTTGAAATTGAAGCCTTGCTTGATGCTGAAGTTGATGCATTGCCTAGGCCTTCAGCTCAAGGTTTAGGTGTCTTGCATGATTATGCTGAGGCTGTTCGAAAATACGATGAATTTCTAAAAGCGACTGCTGAAGGTAGTTTTGAAGGCTTCAAAATCACCTTAGACACGGCTAATGGTGCAACCTGTACGAGTGCAAGAACTGTATTTAGTGACTTATCTGCAGATATCCATGTGATTGGGGAAGCACCTGATGGCTTGAATATTAATTTAGGTGTTGGTTCAACTCACCCAGAAAATCTAGCTAAAGAAGTACTTGCAACGCATTCTGATTTAGGCTTGGCTTTCGATGGGGATGGCGATCGCTTAATCGCAGTAGATGAAATGGGTGCCATTGTTGATGGTGACAAGATCATGTTTATCATTGGTAAATATTTACAAGATAAGGGATTATTAAGCAAAGATACCATCGTCACAACTGTTATGTCTAATTTAGGTTTCCATAAAGCATTAGAAACAGCTAACATCAATACTGTGATTACTGGTGTTGGTGATCGTTATGTTGTTGAAGAAATGAAGCAAAATGGCTATAATTTTGGTGGCGAACAGTCAGGGCATATTATCTATCTGGATAATAATACAACTGGAGATGGTCAAGCATCCGCGATATTATTGGTTAAAGTGATGCGTGAAACGGGTAAAAAATTATCTGAATTAGCTAGTGAAGTCAAGATTTATCCGCAAAAATTAGTCAATGTTCGTGTTGAAAATAGCATGAAAGCTAAGGCCATGGAAGTACCGGCTATCGCAGCTGTCATTGGAGAAATGGAAGAGAAGATGGCCGGAAATGGCCGGATTCTTGTTCGCCCAAGTGGTACAGAGCCACTCTTACGTGTGATGGCCGAAGCACCAACTGATGGGGAAGTGAACGATTATGTCGACACCATCGTAGCAGTTGTAAGTGACGAAATCGGTATAGATTAA
- a CDS encoding CdaR family protein, with product MKNKDFLSSKIIYILISVFFAVILFFNANAVLLKNSSERTNTSETHSTTIYDMPIDLKYDNDRYFVSGYDGTANVYLTSYNQVRLTAEKTPDTRSFHLVADLSKAKEGTVEVPIRVVELATGVNAQVDPGNISVTIEKKASKTFDITPVVSEKQLPLGYKLTSISTDKKTVTVTSGASIITQIARVEAVLPSDVILDNNFSGKVFLRAVDSSGKVLPTKLSPTSVKMQVEVGLPNKNVPVVGQITGKKDSSIKDYAFKLAKDTVNIAGEQKYIDNISNITANIDVTDITKETVIKVPLSIDNVTTTPNQIEVTVTPTKK from the coding sequence ATGAAAAATAAAGATTTTTTATCCTCCAAAATTATTTATATTTTAATCAGTGTATTCTTTGCGGTTATTTTATTCTTTAATGCAAATGCTGTTCTATTGAAGAATTCAAGCGAGCGAACCAATACATCAGAAACACATTCTACAACAATTTATGACATGCCGATCGATTTGAAATATGATAATGATCGCTACTTTGTTTCAGGATATGATGGCACTGCTAATGTTTATCTAACATCTTATAATCAAGTTCGGCTGACAGCTGAAAAAACACCAGATACAAGAAGCTTCCATCTAGTAGCAGACTTGAGCAAAGCCAAAGAAGGGACAGTTGAGGTGCCGATTAGAGTTGTTGAATTAGCAACGGGTGTGAATGCACAGGTCGATCCAGGCAACATTTCAGTTACCATAGAAAAGAAAGCAAGTAAAACATTCGATATTACACCAGTTGTTTCTGAGAAACAATTACCATTAGGTTATAAATTAACAAGTATTAGTACAGATAAAAAAACGGTAACAGTGACTTCAGGTGCTTCTATTATTACACAAATTGCTAGAGTAGAAGCAGTGTTGCCTAGTGATGTTATTCTTGACAATAATTTTTCTGGTAAAGTCTTTTTGAGAGCAGTAGATAGTTCAGGTAAGGTGCTACCAACTAAGTTATCACCAACATCTGTTAAGATGCAAGTTGAGGTTGGGTTACCAAATAAAAATGTCCCTGTTGTTGGTCAGATTACAGGTAAGAAAGACAGTTCTATAAAAGATTATGCCTTTAAATTAGCAAAAGATACTGTCAATATTGCTGGTGAACAAAAATATATTGATAATATTTCAAATATTACAGCAAACATTGACGTGACTGATATTACAAAAGAAACGGTGATTAAGGTGCCGCTTTCTATAGACAATGTCACAACAACACCGAATCAAATTGAGGTGACAGTGACACCAACTAAAAAATAA
- the cdaA gene encoding diadenylate cyclase CdaA, producing the protein MNDFNQIFNLQYWREIIQLNLTPWRLFIAVADISLITFLIYKSLRSVQGTKMMTLVRGVLLFIMLKVVSGWLGLGTFEWLLNQVVTYGVIAAVIIFQPEIRRGLESLGRTTNLLNFGISDRNVKRTSYIKAYEKAFYYMSERKIGALIVIEQSQTLEEFVSTGIKLDADITAELLINIFIPNTPLHDGAVIVQGDKIAVTSAYLPLTEDGKISKEFGTRHRAAIGISEVSDAITLIVSEETGGMSITENGEFYSDLSKSEFHDFLIKHVEDTGIADKTPNLLTKLLAKRGKENEK; encoded by the coding sequence ATGAATGATTTCAATCAGATTTTTAATTTGCAGTATTGGCGGGAAATAATCCAGTTAAATCTAACGCCTTGGCGACTATTTATCGCTGTTGCGGATATTTCCTTAATTACTTTCTTAATTTATAAGTCCTTAAGGAGTGTCCAAGGCACCAAAATGATGACATTAGTGCGTGGTGTCCTCTTATTTATCATGCTTAAAGTTGTCAGTGGTTGGCTAGGGTTAGGGACTTTTGAGTGGCTACTCAATCAAGTTGTTACCTATGGCGTGATTGCTGCAGTCATCATCTTTCAACCCGAGATTCGCCGTGGTCTTGAAAGTCTAGGTCGAACTACTAATCTTCTAAACTTTGGCATATCAGATCGAAATGTTAAAAGAACCAGCTATATTAAAGCATATGAAAAAGCATTTTATTATATGAGCGAACGTAAAATAGGCGCTTTAATCGTGATAGAGCAATCACAGACATTAGAAGAATTTGTATCGACAGGTATTAAACTGGATGCAGATATTACGGCTGAGCTCTTGATTAATATTTTTATTCCGAATACACCGCTCCATGATGGAGCAGTGATTGTTCAAGGCGATAAAATTGCTGTCACATCAGCCTATCTTCCTTTAACAGAAGATGGTAAGATTTCTAAAGAATTTGGGACACGACATAGGGCTGCCATTGGTATATCTGAGGTTTCTGATGCGATCACCTTGATCGTTTCTGAGGAAACGGGTGGTATGTCGATTACAGAAAATGGTGAATTTTATTCAGACCTTTCGAAAAGTGAGTTTCATGATTTTTTGATTAAGCATGTAGAGGATACAGGCATAGCTGATAAAACGCCAAATCTTCTGACTAAATTATTAGCAAAGAGAGGAAAAGAAAATGAAAAATAA
- a CDS encoding IS3 family transposase (programmed frameshift), which translates to MAKYSFDLKLKAVIDYEQGLGSYQFIADKYHVETSGRIKDWVDMYQTFGSTGLQRKRKNTVYDTQFKLNAVNLYLTSEKSYREITMQLGMTNRSLLARWVLDYREKGEFAFSNSRGRPRKEPDMSKQKSSKQPSDLSETEQKLAQLQNENLKLRIENEYFKRAEEAANGTTSEGEFKFPLKEILSITGLPKATYYYWVKRFKRANKDDAIEKKMREIRAEHPNAGYRPMVELLKQKGIHANHKRVQRLMKKLGLCVTSYWRKSRKYNSYKGSVGQVAKNKLHRRFNTSVPHQKLTTDTTEFKYYDQGVQKKAYLNPYLDLFNNEIISFEISKRPTYEAISIALKQALIITSDCPYRRTFHSDQGWAYQMRQYTDKLKAHRIFQSMSRKGNCHDNSVMENFFGLLKQEVYYGRVFQSFEALERTIVDWIHYYNTKRIKKKLNWMSPTQYRMALSN; encoded by the exons ATGGCAAAATATTCATTTGATTTGAAACTAAAAGCAGTTATAGACTATGAACAAGGATTAGGTAGCTATCAATTTATAGCTGATAAATACCATGTTGAGACGTCAGGTCGAATCAAGGACTGGGTTGATATGTATCAAACTTTTGGAAGTACAGGTCTTCAGCGTAAACGGAAAAATACAGTTTATGATACACAATTTAAGCTCAATGCGGTAAACTTGTACTTAACAAGTGAAAAATCTTATCGAGAAATAACTATGCAATTAGGCATGACTAACAGATCCTTACTCGCGCGTTGGGTGCTTGATTACCGTGAGAAGGGTGAGTTTGCCTTTTCTAATTCTCGTGGGAGACCTAGAAAAGAGCCTGACATGTCAAAACAAAAGTCTTCAAAGCAACCGTCTGATTTGAGTGAGACTGAACAAAAACTCGCTCAGCTTCAAAATGAGAACCTCAAACTAAGAATTGAGAATGAATATT TTAAAAGGGCTGAGGAGGCTGCGAATGGAACGACAAGCGAAGGAGAATTCAAGTTCCCACTCAAAGAAATCTTAAGTATAACAGGACTACCAAAAGCAACTTATTACTATTGGGTCAAACGTTTTAAACGTGCTAACAAAGATGACGCAATTGAGAAAAAAATGCGTGAAATACGTGCAGAACATCCAAATGCAGGTTACCGCCCCATGGTAGAACTCCTCAAACAAAAAGGCATCCATGCTAATCACAAGAGAGTACAGCGATTGATGAAAAAACTTGGGCTTTGTGTAACTTCATACTGGCGGAAATCACGCAAGTATAACTCCTACAAAGGATCAGTTGGTCAAGTAGCTAAAAACAAGCTTCATCGACGTTTTAACACGTCTGTGCCACATCAAAAATTAACAACAGATACGACAGAGTTCAAATATTATGACCAAGGTGTACAAAAGAAAGCATATCTCAATCCTTATCTTGACTTGTTTAACAATGAGATTATCAGCTTTGAAATTTCTAAACGCCCAACTTATGAAGCAATCTCTATTGCTCTCAAACAGGCGTTGATAATTACTTCTGATTGTCCTTATCGCCGTACTTTTCACTCCGACCAGGGTTGGGCTTATCAGATGCGCCAATACACGGATAAACTTAAGGCACATCGTATTTTTCAATCCATGAGTCGTAAAGGGAACTGTCATGATAATTCAGTTATGGAGAACTTTTTCGGACTGCTCAAGCAAGAAGTTTATTATGGTCGCGTCTTTCAATCATTTGAAGCACTTGAACGAACAATAGTAGATTGGATTCATTACTACAACACGAAACGAATTAAGAAGAAATTGAACTGGATGTCGCCAACCCAATATCGGATGGCGTTATCAAACTAA